From the Salinimicrobium tongyeongense genome, one window contains:
- a CDS encoding DUF389 domain-containing protein, with product MEDKSGSGTAIPTAEENRGRTALREIKEFLKELLDIHDDTDRETTLETVKRDISFKGHNAWILIFSIFVASIGLNVSSTAVVIGAMLISPLMGPIVGIGFSVAINDIDTLKRSLVNLGVMVFLSVLTAYLYFLISPIKEETPELVARTYPTILDVLIAIFGGSALIIAKTKKGAIASVIMGVAIATALMPPLCTVGYGLAIANWEYAGGALYLFTINSIFIALSTFLMAKLLRFPLVKYVNSKRRRNTARLASLVAVLVMIPSIILFVNLLREQVFVSKTKEFVHEVVNYPGAEVVKFEQDYKTKIIEIYLIGRPVPQDQIDQWVQAITQVPNLEDVVLEVHQGSDQTSEMATRLSTEVRAGILEDLYVKNQQLVENKDARIQLLEQELLKYRSAGIPFESISKEVRINYSGVQEMSYANSLVTNFSQIDTIPTFNVKWSPKLKGSARKTQMQQLEQWLQVRLSLDTLVVRSVD from the coding sequence ATGGAAGATAAATCAGGAAGTGGTACAGCAATACCTACAGCAGAGGAAAACAGGGGCAGGACTGCCCTTAGGGAAATAAAGGAATTTCTTAAGGAACTCCTGGATATTCACGACGACACCGACAGGGAGACGACCCTCGAGACGGTGAAGCGTGATATTTCGTTTAAAGGGCACAACGCCTGGATCCTTATCTTTTCCATTTTTGTGGCATCTATTGGCCTTAACGTGAGCAGTACCGCCGTGGTAATTGGTGCCATGCTTATTTCCCCCTTAATGGGCCCCATTGTGGGGATTGGTTTTTCGGTGGCCATAAATGATATTGATACCTTAAAACGCAGCCTTGTCAACCTTGGGGTGATGGTGTTCTTAAGTGTGCTTACCGCTTATTTGTACTTTTTGATCTCTCCCATCAAAGAAGAAACTCCCGAGCTCGTCGCCCGAACTTATCCAACCATACTCGATGTTCTAATTGCCATTTTTGGAGGCTCAGCGCTTATAATAGCAAAAACAAAGAAAGGAGCAATTGCAAGTGTGATCATGGGGGTTGCCATTGCCACCGCTCTTATGCCACCTTTATGTACGGTAGGCTACGGTTTGGCAATAGCGAATTGGGAATATGCCGGCGGGGCTCTCTATCTTTTTACCATCAACTCTATTTTTATCGCGCTTTCTACTTTCCTGATGGCAAAATTGCTGCGTTTCCCACTGGTGAAGTACGTGAACAGCAAAAGAAGGAGGAACACTGCACGCCTTGCCTCTTTGGTGGCAGTTCTCGTGATGATACCCAGTATCATTCTGTTCGTGAATTTGTTGCGGGAGCAGGTTTTTGTAAGTAAAACAAAAGAATTTGTTCACGAAGTTGTGAATTACCCCGGGGCCGAAGTGGTGAAATTTGAACAGGATTACAAAACAAAGATCATTGAAATTTACCTGATAGGCCGGCCCGTGCCGCAAGATCAAATTGACCAGTGGGTGCAGGCCATCACCCAGGTGCCAAATCTGGAAGATGTGGTGCTCGAAGTGCATCAGGGCTCTGACCAAACTTCAGAAATGGCCACCCGGCTTTCTACGGAAGTAAGGGCAGGAATCCTGGAAGATCTCTACGTGAAAAATCAGCAACTGGTAGAAAATAAAGATGCGCGTATACAGCTGCTGGAGCAGGAACTGCTTAAATACCGTAGTGCGGGAATTCCTTTTGAAAGTATTTCCAAAGAAGTGCGTATCAATTATTCTGGAGTCCAGGAGATGAGTTATGCCAACAGCCTTGTCACAAATTTCTCGCAGATAGATACCATCCCCACCTTTAATGTGAAATGGTCTCCTAAACTAAAGGGTTCAGCCCGAAAAACTCAGATGCAACAACTTGAACAGTGGTTACAGGTGCGCCTGTCACTGGACACGCTGGTAGTTCGATCTGTAGATTAA
- a CDS encoding ABC transporter ATP-binding protein, whose amino-acid sequence MIEVKGLQKSFDDEHILRGIDFVFETGKTNLIIGQSGSGKSVLMKCMLGLFTPDEGIIEYDGKPYSSFSDEQKRGLRQEMGMLFQGGALFDSMTVQENVMFPLRMFTKKKKRDLKDRVDEVLERVNLADSGKKYPSEISGGMQKRVAIARAIVNRPKYLFCDEPNSGLDPRTATVIDNLIHELTVEYDITTVVITHDMNSVLEIGENIAFLKDGVLAWKGDKSKVFKTDDKTVTDFVYSSDLFKKVRDAQQQGL is encoded by the coding sequence ATGATTGAAGTAAAAGGATTACAGAAGAGTTTTGACGATGAGCACATCCTTAGAGGGATTGATTTTGTATTTGAAACAGGAAAGACCAATTTAATTATAGGCCAATCGGGTTCGGGAAAAAGCGTGTTGATGAAATGCATGCTTGGGCTTTTCACTCCTGATGAGGGAATTATAGAATACGACGGAAAACCATACTCTTCTTTTAGCGATGAACAAAAACGGGGATTAAGGCAGGAAATGGGAATGCTGTTCCAGGGAGGCGCGTTATTTGACTCCATGACCGTTCAGGAAAACGTGATGTTTCCACTCAGGATGTTCACCAAAAAGAAGAAAAGAGATCTAAAAGACCGGGTTGACGAAGTACTTGAAAGGGTAAACCTTGCCGATTCGGGTAAAAAATATCCTTCAGAAATTAGTGGAGGGATGCAAAAGCGGGTAGCAATTGCCCGCGCGATCGTTAACCGTCCAAAATACCTTTTTTGCGATGAGCCAAACTCTGGGCTTGATCCGCGCACTGCTACGGTGATCGATAACCTGATCCACGAACTCACTGTGGAGTACGACATCACTACGGTGGTGATTACTCACGATATGAATTCGGTACTCGAAATTGGTGAAAATATCGCCTTTTTGAAAGATGGCGTGCTGGCCTGGAAAGGCGATAAAAGCAAGGTCTTTAAAACCGATGACAAAACGGTGACCGACTTTGTTTATTCTTCCGATCTATTTAAAAAAGTACGGGACGCCCAGCAGCAAGGACTGTAA
- a CDS encoding MlaE family ABC transporter permease: MRYLQSIGEYFLMLKGVFGRMTKRSVLRELIFKEIDEIIMGSLGIVAFLSFFIGAVVALQTALNLNNPLIPKSLVAFAARQSIILEFAPTFISIIMAGKVGSFITSSIGSMRVTEQIDALEVMGINSLNYLIFPKIIAMLTYPFLIAISMFLGILGAYTAAVMGGFVPADLFLQGLQEEFDPYHLFYAFFKTFLFAFILATLPSYHGYYMKGGSLEVGQASTTSFVWTSVVIIITNYIVTQLLLS, encoded by the coding sequence ATGAGGTACCTGCAGTCTATTGGGGAATATTTTTTAATGTTGAAGGGCGTGTTTGGTAGAATGACCAAACGTTCGGTTTTAAGAGAACTGATATTTAAGGAAATAGACGAAATCATTATGGGGTCCCTGGGGATTGTGGCCTTTCTATCATTCTTTATTGGTGCGGTGGTTGCTTTGCAGACGGCGCTTAACCTCAACAACCCGTTAATCCCGAAGAGCCTTGTCGCTTTTGCCGCAAGGCAATCTATCATTCTTGAGTTTGCCCCTACTTTTATCTCTATCATTATGGCAGGTAAAGTGGGATCTTTTATTACTTCTAGCATAGGCTCAATGAGGGTTACGGAACAGATTGATGCGCTTGAGGTGATGGGGATCAACTCGTTAAATTACCTGATTTTCCCTAAGATCATTGCCATGCTCACCTATCCTTTTCTTATTGCGATTTCGATGTTCTTAGGAATTTTAGGGGCTTACACTGCCGCAGTGATGGGAGGTTTTGTACCTGCCGATCTCTTTTTACAGGGCCTGCAGGAAGAATTTGATCCATACCACCTTTTTTACGCGTTCTTTAAGACTTTCCTGTTTGCTTTTATCCTGGCAACCCTGCCTTCTTACCATGGCTATTACATGAAAGGAGGTTCTCTTGAAGTAGGGCAGGCCAGTACCACCTCATTTGTATGGACAAGTGTTGTTATTATTATTACAAATTACATAGTCACCCAGTTACTACTAAGCTAA
- the pafA gene encoding alkaline phosphatase PafA — protein sequence MKYYVQMFLLAFCFTAVSAQEVPQRSFDPEKDLHATPRLVVGVVVDQMRYDYITRFWNHFGDDGFKRLVSEGFNLRNNHFNYIPTYTAPGHASVYTGAAPQTHGIIGNNWYNKFEKEYVYCVEDASVAPVGTKDDAGKMSPHRLITTTVADENRLHTQMRGKTIGIAIKDRGAVLPAGHTANAAYWFHGKGEGSWITSSFYTTQLPQWVQKFNASGKAESYLKPWTTLADINTYIESGTDINDFEGGFKGKPDTGFPYDLRSLKEQNGGYDILKATPYGNSLTADFAIAALDGEQLGQDADTDFLTVSFSSTDYVGHNFGVNSKEVQDTYLRLDRDLAKLLKALDQKVGEGNYTLFLTSDHGGVQVPAYLETVKVPSGYFDWDKLKKELNAFLSGKFQKDNLIENISNNQIFFNYDEVLKMDISSEDLQGEILHFLLQYENISRVFTRSQLQASSFSEKIASAVDTGFNQKRSGDIALLLDPSVISYSRTGSTHGSGNNYDTHAPLIFFGKGIKAGNSLERTEIVDIAPTISALLGIPFPSGATGRPLYMVFEK from the coding sequence ATGAAATATTATGTTCAGATGTTCCTGCTGGCTTTCTGCTTTACTGCGGTAAGTGCACAGGAAGTCCCCCAACGATCTTTTGATCCTGAAAAAGACCTTCATGCCACTCCCAGACTTGTGGTTGGCGTGGTGGTAGACCAAATGCGTTATGATTATATCACCAGGTTCTGGAACCATTTTGGAGACGATGGTTTTAAAAGGCTAGTTTCTGAAGGTTTTAATCTTCGCAACAACCATTTCAATTACATCCCTACCTATACTGCGCCGGGCCATGCTTCGGTATATACTGGTGCAGCGCCTCAAACCCACGGCATCATTGGAAATAACTGGTATAATAAATTTGAGAAGGAATACGTCTACTGTGTTGAGGATGCTTCAGTAGCGCCTGTGGGAACCAAAGACGATGCCGGGAAAATGTCTCCGCACCGCCTAATTACCACCACGGTGGCCGATGAAAACCGCCTTCATACCCAAATGCGGGGTAAAACCATTGGTATCGCTATCAAAGACCGTGGTGCCGTTCTTCCGGCAGGACATACGGCCAATGCGGCATACTGGTTTCACGGTAAAGGCGAAGGCAGCTGGATCACCAGCTCATTCTATACCACCCAACTGCCTCAATGGGTGCAAAAATTCAATGCTTCAGGAAAAGCCGAAAGCTACCTGAAACCCTGGACTACCTTAGCCGACATTAACACCTATATTGAAAGTGGTACTGATATTAATGATTTTGAAGGAGGTTTTAAAGGAAAACCCGATACAGGGTTTCCTTACGACCTCAGGTCTCTAAAAGAGCAAAACGGGGGCTATGACATCTTAAAGGCCACGCCTTACGGAAACAGCCTCACAGCCGATTTTGCCATAGCAGCACTCGATGGGGAGCAGCTTGGGCAGGATGCCGACACCGATTTTCTAACAGTTAGTTTTTCCTCAACAGATTATGTGGGCCATAACTTTGGGGTGAACTCAAAAGAGGTGCAGGACACTTACCTTAGGTTAGACCGCGATCTTGCCAAATTGCTGAAGGCCCTGGACCAAAAAGTGGGAGAGGGCAACTACACCCTGTTCCTCACCTCAGATCACGGTGGGGTGCAGGTTCCGGCTTATCTCGAAACAGTGAAAGTGCCGTCGGGATATTTTGACTGGGACAAGCTCAAAAAAGAACTGAATGCTTTCCTTAGCGGGAAATTTCAGAAAGATAACCTTATAGAGAATATTTCTAATAACCAGATCTTTTTCAACTATGATGAGGTGCTAAAAATGGATATTTCTTCGGAAGATCTTCAGGGAGAGATCCTGCATTTTCTGCTTCAGTATGAGAATATCAGCAGGGTTTTTACCAGGAGTCAGTTGCAGGCGTCGAGTTTTTCTGAAAAAATCGCATCGGCCGTTGATACCGGTTTCAACCAAAAAAGAAGTGGCGATATTGCCCTGCTCCTCGATCCGTCGGTGATCTCTTATTCACGCACCGGCTCAACTCATGGTTCGGGTAATAATTATGACACACATGCGCCCCTTATTTTCTTCGGAAAAGGCATTAAAGCCGGGAACAGTCTTGAAAGAACCGAAATTGTAGATATTGCACCCACTATTTCGGCCCTGCTTGGCATTCCGTTTCCAAGCGGTGCTACCGGCCGGCCCTTATATATGGTCTTTGAAAAATAG
- a CDS encoding glycosyltransferase, with translation MRFYIVIPAHNEAAFIGQSLKSLCKQSLKPAKLVVVDDQSSDETAQVVKDYAQKHPLISLVSTTSSEAHLPGSKVIKAFNHGLKHLDENYDIICKFDADLIFPENYLETISRHFEADPKTGMAGGFCHIKKDGAWRLENLTGKDHIRGALKAYRKACFNDIGGLKPSMGWDTVDELLAQFHGWEIKTDASLAVKHLRPTGFTYNKAAKWKQGEAFYKLRYGWIITAIASVKLALKKGNAALALDYLEGYKRAKASKMPFLVGKKEGAFIRRLRYKKMLSKIF, from the coding sequence TTGAGATTCTACATCGTCATCCCAGCACATAATGAGGCAGCATTTATAGGGCAAAGCCTGAAGTCGCTTTGTAAACAAAGCCTGAAGCCAGCAAAACTGGTGGTGGTTGACGATCAATCTTCAGACGAGACGGCACAGGTGGTGAAAGATTACGCTCAAAAGCACCCCTTAATTTCCCTGGTGAGCACCACTTCTTCCGAAGCACATTTGCCCGGCAGCAAAGTGATAAAGGCTTTCAATCACGGCCTGAAGCATTTGGACGAGAACTACGACATTATCTGCAAATTTGACGCCGATCTTATTTTTCCTGAAAACTACCTCGAAACCATTAGCAGGCATTTTGAGGCAGACCCAAAGACAGGAATGGCCGGCGGATTTTGCCATATCAAAAAAGACGGAGCCTGGCGGCTTGAGAATTTGACCGGGAAAGACCACATTCGTGGGGCGCTAAAGGCTTACCGAAAAGCCTGTTTTAACGACATTGGGGGGCTTAAACCTTCTATGGGCTGGGACACTGTAGACGAGTTACTGGCACAATTTCACGGCTGGGAAATCAAAACTGATGCTTCCCTTGCCGTAAAGCACCTGCGGCCAACCGGTTTTACCTATAACAAAGCTGCAAAATGGAAACAGGGAGAGGCTTTTTACAAGCTGCGCTACGGCTGGATCATTACTGCGATCGCTTCGGTCAAACTGGCGCTTAAAAAAGGCAATGCCGCACTTGCACTAGATTACCTGGAAGGCTATAAAAGGGCAAAGGCTTCAAAAATGCCATTTTTGGTAGGTAAAAAAGAAGGAGCCTTCATAAGAAGGCTCCGCTATAAAAAGATGTTGTCGAAAATTTTCTAA
- a CDS encoding methyltransferase gives MYEKTFPNKRYKHTLEFLNKAAPAPASILDLGVRNPFSELMEAQGYKVTNTRGEDLDLDTSSVKNSTAEIVTAFEIFEHLVAPFNVLRDIQAKKLVTTIPLNLWFSPAYRSKTDKWDRHYHEFEDWQFDWLLEKAGWEIRKRHKWTNPVKKLGIRPLLRQFTPRYYAVYAERK, from the coding sequence ATGTACGAGAAGACCTTCCCGAACAAGCGCTACAAACACACTTTAGAATTTTTGAACAAGGCTGCTCCCGCTCCCGCCAGTATCCTGGACCTGGGCGTGAGAAATCCGTTCAGTGAACTCATGGAAGCACAGGGCTATAAGGTTACAAACACCAGAGGGGAAGACCTTGATCTCGACACCAGCAGCGTGAAAAATTCTACAGCCGAAATTGTCACTGCTTTCGAGATTTTTGAGCACCTCGTGGCACCATTTAACGTGCTTCGCGACATACAAGCTAAAAAGCTGGTGACCACAATCCCCTTAAATCTATGGTTCTCTCCTGCCTATCGCAGCAAAACCGATAAATGGGACAGGCACTACCACGAATTTGAAGACTGGCAGTTTGACTGGCTGCTGGAGAAAGCAGGCTGGGAAATCAGGAAACGCCATAAATGGACCAATCCGGTGAAGAAGCTCGGAATACGCCCACTGCTCAGGCAATTCACGCCCCGCTATTACGCCGTATATGCCGAAAGAAAATGA
- a CDS encoding 3-oxoacyl-ACP synthase III family protein, with protein sequence MSIKITGVGSYIPSRVEKNSDFQKHEFLYEDGTNFSQPNAVIIEKFKAITGIAERRYVHNELNNSDIAYLAANSAIEDAGIDPEELDYLIVAHNYGDVLHNDQQSDTVPSIATRVKHKLRIKNPKCVAYDILFGCPGWVEAVIQAKAFIQSGMAKKCLVIGSETLSRVVDRHDRDSMIYSDGAGATVIEASEEEGGILAHESATYSFEEANFIFFGKSNNSKAADDRRYIKMHGRKIYEFALSHVPGAMQSCLEKSGKKIEDIKKILIHQANEKMDEAIVKRFYRLYGQQMPEGIMPMSIDKLGNSSVATVPTLLDLILKQKMEGQSLEKGDVIILASVGAGMNINAIVYQF encoded by the coding sequence ATGAGCATAAAAATTACCGGAGTAGGAAGTTACATCCCCAGCAGAGTTGAAAAAAATTCAGATTTTCAAAAACATGAATTTTTGTATGAAGATGGCACCAACTTCTCACAGCCAAATGCAGTTATCATTGAAAAATTCAAAGCCATAACCGGAATTGCCGAAAGGCGCTATGTACACAATGAACTCAATAATTCCGACATCGCGTATCTCGCTGCCAACAGCGCAATAGAAGATGCCGGTATTGATCCCGAAGAACTCGATTATCTTATCGTTGCCCACAACTATGGCGACGTGCTTCACAATGACCAGCAAAGTGATACCGTTCCCAGTATTGCCACAAGAGTAAAACACAAGCTGCGCATCAAGAACCCAAAATGTGTTGCCTACGATATACTTTTTGGCTGCCCGGGCTGGGTTGAAGCCGTGATTCAGGCCAAAGCCTTTATACAAAGCGGGATGGCTAAAAAATGCCTCGTAATAGGTTCTGAAACCCTGTCTCGTGTGGTAGACAGGCATGACCGTGATTCCATGATCTATTCAGACGGGGCCGGGGCTACAGTGATTGAAGCCAGTGAAGAGGAAGGAGGGATTTTAGCCCATGAAAGTGCCACTTACTCTTTTGAAGAAGCTAACTTTATTTTCTTCGGAAAATCAAATAATTCAAAAGCGGCCGATGACCGCCGGTATATCAAGATGCACGGCCGTAAGATCTACGAATTTGCCCTGAGCCATGTACCAGGCGCCATGCAAAGCTGTCTTGAAAAAAGCGGCAAAAAAATAGAAGACATCAAGAAGATCCTCATCCACCAGGCGAACGAAAAGATGGATGAAGCTATCGTAAAGCGGTTTTACAGGCTATACGGGCAACAGATGCCTGAAGGCATCATGCCCATGAGTATTGATAAACTTGGCAACAGCAGCGTTGCTACCGTACCTACCCTGCTCGACCTCATTCTCAAGCAAAAAATGGAAGGCCAGTCTCTGGAAAAAGGAGATGTGATTATCCTGGCCAGCGTTGGCGCCGGAATGAATATTAACGCTATTGTGTACCAGTTCTAA
- the gcvP gene encoding aminomethyl-transferring glycine dehydrogenase translates to MNTFSFATRHIGPREHDLKDMLETIGVDSIDQLIYETLPDDIRLKKDLELAPAMSEHEYIAHSISLAAKNKVFRTYIGLGYHQSITPPVIQRNILENPGWYTAYTPYQAEIAQGRLEALLNFQTVIADLTGMELANASLLDEGTAAAEAMSLLYEVRERDQKKSNVNKFFVSEVVLPQTIDLLKTRAIPLGIELVIGDHEEFDFSEEFFGAFLQYPGRMGQVYDYSGFVAKAKEHNIKTAVAADILSLVKLRAPGEFGVDVVVGTTQRFGIPLGYGGPHAAYFATKEEYKRSIPGRIIGVTKDTDGNYALRMALQTREQHIKRDRATSNICTAQVLLAVMAGMYAVYHGPRGLKFIANRVHSLAATVAENVEKLGYSQLNSTFFDTVLIKAEAARVKEIAERNEVNFYYPSSDVVAISLNEATNLDDVNTILAIFAEAAGKDAIKATDLSEKSYIPASVERKTEFLKNEVFNSYHSETELMRYIKKLERKDLSLNHSMISLGSCTMKLNAAAEMLPISYPQWGNLHPFVPVDQAEGYQIVLKRLEEQLTEITGFAGTSLQPNSGAQGEYAGLMVIRKYHESRGEAHRNICLIPSSAHGTNPASAVMAGMKVVVTKSTESGNIDIEDLKEKALKHKDKLAALMVTYPSTHGVFESAIVEVIDIIHQYGGQVYMDGANMNAQVGLTSPGVIGADVCHLNLHKTFAIPHGGGGPGVGPICVAKQLVPFLPGNPVVKTGGDDAITAISSAPWGSALVCLISYGYIKMLGAEGLKKVTQYAILNANYIKSRIEEHYKTLYSGERGRAAHEMIVDCRPFKAKGIEVTDIAKRLIDYGFHAPTVSFPVAGTLMIEPTESESKAELDRFCDALISIRKEIDEATEDEPNNVLKNSPHTLAMLTANEWNFPYSRQKAAFPMDYLAENKFWPSIRRVDEAFGDRNLICTCAPIEEYMED, encoded by the coding sequence ATGAATACTTTTTCTTTTGCTACACGTCATATAGGCCCCCGGGAACATGATCTAAAGGATATGTTGGAGACTATTGGAGTTGACTCTATAGATCAACTAATTTACGAAACCCTGCCCGATGATATTCGCCTAAAAAAAGATCTTGAGCTTGCCCCGGCCATGAGCGAGCATGAGTATATTGCCCACAGCATCTCCCTGGCTGCCAAAAATAAGGTTTTCAGGACATATATCGGGCTTGGTTACCACCAATCTATTACGCCCCCGGTGATTCAGCGAAATATTTTGGAAAACCCGGGATGGTATACCGCCTACACTCCTTACCAGGCCGAGATTGCCCAGGGAAGGCTGGAAGCCCTTTTGAACTTCCAGACCGTAATAGCCGATCTTACCGGAATGGAACTGGCCAATGCCTCCCTTCTTGATGAAGGTACCGCTGCTGCCGAAGCCATGTCGCTGCTCTATGAAGTGAGGGAACGGGATCAAAAGAAAAGCAACGTAAATAAATTCTTTGTTTCTGAAGTTGTACTTCCGCAAACCATAGACCTTCTTAAAACCCGTGCAATTCCCCTGGGCATTGAACTTGTTATTGGCGATCATGAGGAATTTGATTTTTCCGAAGAATTTTTTGGAGCTTTTTTACAGTATCCGGGAAGGATGGGCCAGGTTTACGACTATTCAGGATTTGTTGCCAAAGCTAAAGAACACAATATAAAAACTGCAGTTGCCGCCGATATTCTGAGCCTGGTGAAACTGCGTGCTCCGGGAGAATTTGGAGTAGACGTGGTTGTGGGAACCACCCAGCGCTTCGGAATTCCGTTGGGCTACGGCGGCCCTCATGCTGCATATTTTGCCACAAAAGAAGAATACAAACGCAGTATTCCCGGCCGCATCATTGGTGTTACCAAAGACACCGACGGAAACTATGCCCTTCGAATGGCACTTCAAACCCGGGAGCAACATATTAAAAGAGACCGGGCCACTTCTAATATTTGTACCGCACAGGTACTTTTGGCTGTAATGGCGGGAATGTACGCTGTTTACCACGGCCCACGCGGACTCAAATTTATCGCGAACAGGGTTCACAGCCTTGCCGCAACTGTTGCTGAAAACGTTGAAAAATTAGGATATTCTCAGCTTAATTCAACATTTTTCGATACTGTACTCATTAAAGCCGAAGCAGCGAGAGTAAAGGAAATTGCAGAGCGAAACGAGGTGAATTTCTACTACCCTTCTTCAGATGTAGTGGCAATTTCCCTGAATGAGGCCACAAACCTTGATGATGTTAATACCATACTCGCAATTTTTGCTGAAGCTGCCGGTAAAGACGCCATTAAAGCTACTGACCTTTCAGAAAAAAGCTACATCCCTGCTTCAGTAGAACGCAAAACCGAGTTCCTTAAAAATGAGGTTTTCAACTCGTATCATTCAGAAACAGAGTTGATGCGGTACATCAAGAAGCTGGAGCGCAAGGATCTTTCCCTTAACCACTCCATGATCTCGCTGGGTTCATGCACCATGAAACTGAATGCCGCTGCCGAAATGCTCCCCATAAGTTACCCGCAGTGGGGCAACCTGCATCCTTTTGTTCCTGTAGACCAGGCCGAAGGTTATCAAATTGTACTGAAGCGGCTGGAAGAACAACTCACCGAAATCACCGGATTTGCCGGTACTTCCCTACAGCCAAACTCGGGCGCCCAGGGAGAATACGCCGGGCTCATGGTAATTCGCAAGTACCACGAATCACGCGGGGAAGCACACAGGAACATTTGTCTTATTCCGTCTTCGGCACACGGCACCAACCCTGCATCGGCAGTGATGGCCGGTATGAAAGTGGTGGTTACAAAATCTACCGAATCTGGCAATATTGACATTGAAGATCTTAAGGAAAAAGCCCTTAAACACAAAGATAAGCTGGCGGCACTCATGGTGACTTATCCTTCTACGCACGGCGTGTTTGAATCGGCCATTGTGGAAGTTATTGATATTATTCACCAGTACGGCGGGCAGGTTTATATGGATGGTGCAAACATGAACGCGCAGGTAGGCCTTACCAGCCCCGGAGTGATTGGTGCCGATGTTTGCCACCTCAATCTACACAAGACCTTTGCCATACCGCATGGTGGTGGTGGCCCTGGAGTTGGCCCCATATGCGTTGCAAAACAGCTGGTGCCGTTCCTTCCAGGAAACCCGGTAGTAAAAACCGGAGGCGATGACGCCATAACCGCAATTTCTTCTGCTCCATGGGGATCGGCCCTGGTTTGCCTTATCTCTTACGGCTACATTAAAATGCTGGGCGCAGAAGGCCTGAAAAAGGTGACCCAATATGCCATTTTGAACGCCAACTATATCAAGTCGCGTATAGAAGAACATTACAAGACACTTTACAGCGGTGAACGCGGAAGGGCTGCCCACGAAATGATCGTAGATTGCCGCCCGTTTAAAGCTAAAGGAATTGAAGTGACCGATATTGCAAAAAGGCTCATCGATTACGGTTTCCACGCTCCCACAGTGTCATTCCCGGTTGCCGGAACCCTCATGATAGAACCTACCGAAAGCGAGAGTAAAGCTGAACTCGACAGGTTTTGCGATGCCCTTATTTCCATCCGCAAAGAAATTGATGAGGCTACCGAAGATGAACCTAACAACGTACTGAAGAATTCCCCTCACACCCTGGCCATGCTAACTGCCAACGAGTGGAATTTCCCATACAGCAGGCAAAAAGCAGCCTTCCCTATGGATTACCTGGCCGAAAATAAATTCTGGCCCTCTATTCGACGGGTAGATGAAGCATTTGGAGATCGAAATCTCATTTGCACCTGCGCTCCAATAGAAGAATATATGGAAGATTAA
- a CDS encoding sigma-70 family RNA polymerase sigma factor, producing the protein METNSINPENWVDRYADYLFNYTIVRVNDREIANDLVSETFLAGLNSMKNFKGEASERTWLISILKRKIIDYYRRNNSQKGQAEVKMQFGDSENEGDWLEERVADLSHMTAEDEMENHELGLAILECLNQLNEKQAAIFKMKTIDGVDTDTICNEFEISPSNLWVIIHRARTSLAKCLEKNWF; encoded by the coding sequence ATGGAAACAAACAGCATTAATCCCGAAAATTGGGTAGACAGGTATGCCGATTACCTGTTCAACTACACCATTGTGCGCGTGAATGACCGGGAAATAGCGAACGACCTTGTTTCTGAAACCTTCCTGGCAGGCCTCAACTCCATGAAAAATTTCAAGGGAGAGGCCTCGGAAAGAACCTGGCTCATTTCGATCTTAAAACGAAAGATCATTGATTATTACCGCCGCAACAATTCTCAAAAAGGCCAGGCCGAAGTAAAAATGCAATTTGGCGACAGTGAAAATGAAGGCGACTGGCTGGAAGAAAGGGTTGCCGACCTCTCTCACATGACTGCCGAAGATGAGATGGAAAACCACGAACTGGGGCTGGCAATTCTCGAGTGCCTTAACCAGTTAAACGAGAAACAGGCAGCCATTTTTAAAATGAAGACCATTGATGGCGTAGATACCGATACCATCTGTAATGAATTTGAAATTAGTCCGTCTAACCTTTGGGTGATCATTCACAGGGCCAGAACCTCTCTGGCCAAATGCCTGGAGAAAAATTGGTTTTAG